The following are encoded together in the Erwinia sp. E602 genome:
- the folD gene encoding bifunctional methylenetetrahydrofolate dehydrogenase/methenyltetrahydrofolate cyclohydrolase FolD — protein MVAKIIDGKTIAQQVRQEVAEKVQQRLAAGKRAPGLAVVLVGENPASQIYVGSKRRACEEVGFISRSYDLPATTSEAELLDLITGLNNDGEIDGILVQLPLPAGIDNVKVLEHISPAKDVDGFHPYNVGRLCQRAPTLRPCTPRGIVTLLERYNIDTYGLNAVVVGASNIVGRPMSMELLLAGCTTTVTHRFTKNLRHHIEHADLLVVAVGKPNFIPGEWIKPGAIVIDVGINRLESGKVVGDVEFDVASERAAYITPVPGGVGPMTVATLIENTLQACESSDEGAAE, from the coding sequence ATGGTAGCAAAAATTATCGATGGTAAAACGATTGCGCAGCAGGTGCGGCAAGAGGTTGCGGAAAAAGTTCAGCAGCGTCTGGCGGCGGGCAAACGTGCTCCTGGCCTGGCCGTAGTGCTGGTGGGTGAGAACCCGGCTTCGCAGATTTACGTTGGCAGCAAGCGTCGCGCCTGCGAAGAGGTGGGCTTTATCTCCCGCTCTTACGATCTGCCCGCCACCACCAGTGAAGCGGAGTTGCTGGACCTGATCACCGGGCTGAACAACGACGGTGAAATCGACGGTATCCTGGTGCAGCTGCCGCTGCCGGCCGGGATCGACAACGTTAAGGTGCTGGAGCATATCTCACCGGCGAAAGACGTCGATGGTTTCCACCCGTACAACGTTGGCCGCCTGTGCCAGCGTGCGCCCACGCTGCGCCCGTGCACGCCGCGCGGCATCGTCACGCTGCTGGAGCGCTACAACATTGATACCTACGGCCTGAACGCCGTGGTGGTGGGCGCGTCCAATATCGTCGGCCGCCCGATGAGTATGGAGCTGCTGCTGGCCGGCTGCACCACCACCGTGACCCACCGCTTTACCAAAAATCTGCGTCACCATATCGAGCACGCCGATTTGCTGGTGGTGGCGGTCGGTAAGCCGAACTTTATTCCGGGCGAGTGGATCAAGCCGGGTGCGATCGTGATTGATGTCGGTATTAACCGTCTGGAGAGCGGCAAAGTGGTGGGTGACGTGGAGTTTGACGTTGCCAGCGAACGCGCTGCGTATATCACCCCGGTACCGGGCGGCGTCGGTCCGATGACCGTAGCAACCCTGATTGAAAACACCCTGCAGGCCTGCGAGAGCAGCGATGAAGGAGCAGCAGAATAA
- the ybcJ gene encoding ribosome-associated protein YbcJ, with amino-acid sequence MATFSLGKFPHVDLCDLLKLEGWVESGAMAKNMIADGYVTVDGAVETRKRCKIVAGQTVEFDGQRVSVTA; translated from the coding sequence ATGGCAACTTTCTCTTTAGGTAAATTTCCCCACGTCGATCTCTGTGACCTGCTGAAGCTGGAAGGCTGGGTGGAGAGCGGCGCAATGGCGAAAAATATGATCGCCGATGGCTATGTGACGGTGGACGGCGCGGTGGAAACCCGCAAGCGCTGCAAAATCGTCGCCGGTCAGACCGTAGAGTTCGACGGCCAGCGCGTTAGCGTCACGGCCTGA
- a CDS encoding MFS transporter: MSSHEGNWGDLLSGKNAACSVVLSGGVALHAINIYIATTVLPSVVQEIGGLNLYAWNTTLFVIASILGSALTSPTLSRTGARGTYAVAILFFLCGSLLCALAPGMPVMLLGRAVQGLGGGFLFALGYCMINEVFEQRLWPRAFALISGMWGVATLVGPAIGGIFADMHAWRLAFGFIVPVTLAYAWLVLRTLPAGRGNRAAAAPLPLAQLLLLTAAVLAIGLGSTDPRLSVNLASVAVAAVLLVMLVRRERNGKYRMLPRNALRRGSPLLPLYLTIGLLVVGMTSETFVPYFLQLLHGQSPLLSGYLAALMAAGWTLAEIWSSGWQGKRIRLAIVAGPLLVLAGMTALTLALPVNGNGAPGLLVVISLALLLVGFGIGLGWPHLLTRVLQVTPEEEQDAAATSITTVQLVATALGAALAGMLANQGGLNAPGGIAGAQSAAYVLFGVLALAPLLAVFSAGRSAKGLQNTGATEK, translated from the coding sequence ATGTCATCGCATGAAGGAAACTGGGGAGATTTGCTGTCGGGGAAAAACGCCGCGTGTTCGGTGGTGCTCTCCGGCGGGGTGGCGCTGCACGCCATTAATATCTATATCGCTACCACCGTCCTGCCGTCGGTGGTGCAGGAGATTGGCGGGCTGAATCTGTATGCCTGGAACACCACGCTGTTTGTGATTGCTTCCATTCTCGGTTCGGCGCTGACCAGCCCCACGCTGAGCCGCACCGGCGCGCGCGGAACCTACGCCGTTGCCATCCTCTTTTTCCTCTGCGGCAGCCTGCTCTGCGCGCTGGCACCGGGCATGCCGGTGATGCTGCTGGGGCGCGCCGTGCAGGGGCTGGGCGGCGGTTTTCTGTTTGCGCTGGGCTACTGCATGATTAATGAGGTGTTTGAGCAGCGGCTGTGGCCGCGCGCCTTTGCGCTGATCTCCGGCATGTGGGGCGTGGCCACGCTGGTCGGCCCGGCTATCGGCGGGATCTTCGCTGATATGCACGCGTGGCGGCTGGCATTCGGCTTTATCGTACCGGTGACGCTGGCTTACGCCTGGCTGGTGCTACGCACCCTGCCCGCCGGTCGCGGCAACCGGGCTGCCGCCGCACCGCTGCCGCTGGCACAGCTGCTGCTGCTGACCGCTGCCGTGCTGGCGATCGGCCTCGGCAGCACCGATCCGCGCCTTAGCGTTAATCTCGCCAGCGTGGCCGTCGCTGCCGTACTGCTAGTGATGCTGGTGCGCCGCGAGCGCAACGGTAAGTACCGAATGCTGCCGCGCAACGCGCTGCGCCGGGGCTCGCCGCTGCTGCCGCTCTACCTGACCATCGGTCTGCTGGTGGTGGGTATGACCAGTGAGACCTTTGTGCCTTACTTCCTGCAGCTGCTGCACGGCCAGTCGCCGCTGCTGTCGGGCTATCTGGCAGCGCTGATGGCGGCCGGCTGGACGCTGGCGGAGATCTGGAGCTCTGGCTGGCAGGGTAAGCGCATCAGGCTGGCGATTGTAGCCGGTCCGCTGCTGGTGCTGGCGGGTATGACCGCCCTGACGCTGGCGCTGCCGGTGAACGGCAACGGCGCGCCGGGGCTGCTGGTGGTGATTTCACTTGCGCTGCTGCTGGTCGGTTTCGGTATCGGACTGGGCTGGCCGCATCTGCTGACCCGGGTGTTGCAGGTGACGCCGGAAGAGGAGCAGGACGCTGCCGCCACCTCGATCACCACCGTGCAGCTGGTGGCTACCGCGCTGGGGGCTGCGCTGGCCGGTATGCTGGCCAATCAGGGCGGGCTGAACGCGCCGGGCGGCATTGCCGGGGCGCAGAGCGCCGCGTATGTGCTGTTCGGCGTGCTGGCGCTGGCACCGCTGCTGGCGGTGTTCAGCGCCGGACGATCGGCGAAGGGGCTACAGAACACGGGAGCGACAGAAAAATGA
- a CDS encoding AAA family ATPase: MIRQIAITNFRSIRQLELRLGQLNVITGPNGCGKSNLYKAVRLLHEAACERLSPALAEEGGIQKAMWAGGARRGERNSELKRMVLAAEMEDYDYQLEIGYPEPLVSLFNLDPLVKTEQLWLSGQRRRPSSRLLDRRNQVAFLNNVDGERVAYPASLHAEESVFGQLSEPHLYPEVSRVRETLRGWRFYHEFAIWPGSPLRAPQVGIRSPILAHDGSNLAAAFETIRERGHSELLFSILGQAFPESEFSVEANSGRFQMLMHRQGILRPLEAAELSDGTLRFLCLVVALLSPRPPAFMALNEPENSLHPDLLPALAQLIAEASRYSQLWVTSHSPLLAELIARHTDVTHYRLEQVNGATQVAAEKSD, translated from the coding sequence TTGATCAGACAGATCGCCATCACCAACTTCCGTTCTATCCGCCAGCTGGAACTGCGGCTCGGCCAGCTTAACGTCATCACCGGGCCGAACGGCTGCGGCAAATCCAACCTGTATAAAGCGGTACGGCTGCTGCATGAGGCGGCCTGTGAACGGCTGTCGCCGGCGCTGGCCGAAGAGGGCGGGATCCAGAAAGCGATGTGGGCGGGCGGCGCGCGGCGCGGCGAACGCAACAGCGAACTGAAGCGCATGGTGCTCGCGGCGGAGATGGAAGATTACGACTACCAGCTGGAGATCGGTTACCCGGAGCCGCTGGTCAGCCTGTTTAACCTCGATCCGCTGGTGAAAACCGAGCAGCTGTGGCTGAGCGGCCAGCGCCGCCGCCCCTCATCGCGGCTGCTGGATCGGCGTAACCAGGTCGCTTTTCTCAACAACGTCGACGGCGAGCGGGTGGCCTATCCGGCTTCGCTGCACGCCGAAGAGTCGGTGTTCGGCCAGCTGTCGGAGCCGCACCTCTATCCCGAAGTGTCGCGGGTGCGGGAAACCCTGCGCGGCTGGCGCTTCTACCACGAATTTGCCATCTGGCCGGGATCACCGCTGCGCGCGCCGCAGGTGGGCATCCGCTCGCCGATCCTCGCCCATGACGGCAGCAACCTCGCCGCCGCTTTTGAAACTATTCGCGAGCGCGGCCATAGCGAGCTGCTGTTCAGCATTCTCGGCCAGGCCTTCCCGGAGAGTGAGTTCAGCGTGGAGGCGAACAGCGGCCGTTTCCAGATGCTGATGCACCGCCAGGGCATCCTGCGCCCGCTGGAGGCCGCCGAACTCTCCGACGGCACGCTGCGCTTTCTCTGCCTGGTGGTGGCGCTGCTCAGCCCGCGTCCGCCGGCGTTTATGGCGCTGAACGAACCCGAAAACAGCCTGCACCCGGACCTGCTGCCGGCGCTGGCGCAGCTGATCGCCGAAGCCAGCCGCTACAGCCAGCTGTGGGTAACCAGCCACTCGCCGCTGCTGGCGGAACTGATCGCCCGCCACACCGACGTCACCCACTACCGGCTGGAGCAGGTGAATGGGGCGACGCAGGTGGCTGCTGAAAAGAGCGACTAG
- the cysS gene encoding cysteine--tRNA ligase, with protein MLKIYNTLSRQKEEFKPIHAGQVGMYVCGITVYDLCHIGHGRTFVAFDVVSRYLRYLGYSLKYVRNITDIDDKIIKRANENGETIEQLTNRMIAEMHTDFAALNILPPDLEPRATRHIAEIIELVQTLIAREHAYVASNGDVMFSTDSDPNYGSLSRQDLEQLQAGARVAEVADVKRNPMDFVLWKMSKENEPFWESPWGNGRPGWHIECSAMNCKQLGAHFDIHGGGSDLMFPHHENEVAQSTCAHDGPYVNYWMHSGMVMIDREKMSKSLNNFFTVRDVLAHYDAETVRYFLMSGHYRSQLNYGEDNLNQARSALERLYNALRNTDPAAEPAGGDEFEARFREAMDDDFNTPVAYSALFDLAREVNRLKGEDAAAANGLAARLRQLAAVLGLLAQDPEQFLQSGVNINDEEVAQIEALIKMRFDARQAKDWAQADVARDQLNALGIILEDGPAGTSWRRK; from the coding sequence ATGCTAAAGATTTACAACACCCTGAGTCGTCAAAAAGAGGAATTTAAACCTATCCATGCTGGCCAGGTCGGCATGTACGTGTGCGGCATTACCGTTTATGACCTCTGTCACATTGGACACGGCAGGACCTTTGTCGCGTTTGACGTGGTGTCACGCTACCTGCGTTACCTTGGCTACTCGCTGAAGTACGTGCGCAACATCACCGATATTGATGACAAGATCATCAAACGTGCCAACGAGAACGGTGAAACCATCGAGCAGCTGACCAACCGCATGATCGCGGAGATGCACACCGACTTCGCGGCGCTGAATATCCTGCCGCCGGACCTGGAGCCGCGCGCCACCCGCCATATCGCTGAAATCATTGAGCTGGTGCAGACGCTGATCGCCCGCGAACACGCCTACGTGGCCAGCAACGGCGACGTGATGTTCTCGACAGACAGCGATCCCAACTACGGCTCGCTGTCGCGCCAGGATCTGGAGCAGCTGCAGGCCGGCGCCCGCGTGGCGGAAGTGGCCGACGTCAAGCGCAACCCGATGGACTTCGTGCTGTGGAAAATGTCGAAAGAGAACGAACCCTTCTGGGAATCGCCGTGGGGCAACGGCCGTCCGGGCTGGCATATCGAGTGCTCGGCGATGAACTGCAAACAGCTGGGCGCGCACTTTGATATCCACGGCGGCGGCTCGGACCTGATGTTCCCGCACCACGAGAACGAAGTGGCGCAGTCGACCTGCGCCCACGACGGCCCGTACGTCAACTACTGGATGCACTCCGGCATGGTGATGATCGACCGCGAGAAGATGTCCAAATCGCTGAACAACTTCTTCACCGTGCGCGACGTGCTGGCGCACTATGACGCGGAAACCGTGCGTTACTTCCTGATGTCCGGCCACTACCGCAGCCAGCTCAACTACGGCGAAGATAACCTGAACCAGGCGCGTTCGGCGCTGGAGCGCCTGTACAACGCGCTGCGTAATACCGATCCTGCGGCAGAACCGGCGGGCGGCGATGAGTTTGAAGCGCGCTTCCGTGAGGCGATGGACGATGACTTCAACACCCCGGTGGCCTACTCGGCGCTGTTCGACCTGGCGCGTGAAGTGAACCGCCTGAAGGGCGAAGACGCGGCGGCGGCCAACGGCCTGGCGGCGCGCCTGCGCCAGCTGGCGGCGGTGCTCGGCCTGCTGGCGCAGGACCCGGAGCAGTTCCTGCAGAGCGGCGTGAACATCAACGACGAAGAGGTGGCGCAGATTGAAGCGCTGATCAAGATGCGTTTCGACGCGCGTCAGGCGAAGGACTGGGCGCAGGCGGACGTGGCGCGCGACCAGCTGAACGCGCTGGGCATTATTCTGGAAGACGGCCCGGCGGGCACCAGCTGGCGTCGTAAGTAA
- the ppiB gene encoding peptidylprolyl isomerase B, giving the protein MVTFQTNHGDIVIKTFDDKAPATVKNFLEYCREGFYDNTIFHRVINGFMIQGGGFEPGMKQKDTKEEIRNEASNGLKNTKGTLAMARTQAPHSATAQFFINVADNDFLNFRDESLQGWGYCVFAEVVEGMDVVEKIKAVSTGRSGMHQDVPKDDVIVQKVTVSE; this is encoded by the coding sequence ATGGTCACTTTCCAGACTAACCATGGTGACATCGTCATCAAGACTTTCGACGATAAAGCCCCTGCAACCGTTAAGAACTTCCTGGAATACTGCCGCGAAGGTTTCTACGACAACACCATTTTCCACCGTGTGATCAACGGGTTTATGATTCAGGGCGGCGGCTTTGAGCCGGGCATGAAGCAGAAAGACACCAAAGAAGAGATCCGTAACGAAGCCAGCAACGGCCTGAAGAACACCAAAGGCACCCTGGCGATGGCGCGTACTCAGGCTCCTCACTCGGCCACCGCACAGTTCTTCATCAACGTTGCCGACAACGACTTCCTGAACTTCCGTGACGAAAGCCTGCAGGGCTGGGGTTACTGCGTGTTCGCTGAAGTGGTTGAAGGTATGGATGTGGTTGAGAAAATCAAAGCCGTCTCTACCGGCCGCAGCGGCATGCACCAGGACGTGCCGAAAGACGACGTGATCGTTCAGAAAGTCACCGTCAGCGAATAA
- the lpxH gene encoding UDP-2,3-diacylglucosamine diphosphatase, with product MSHTLFIADIHLCTEEPAITAGFLHFLRREAQHADALYILGDLFEAWIGDDDPNPLHAEVARALRQLTIPCYFIHGNRDFLLGKRFAAASGMRLLPEEQVLELYGKRVLIMHGDTLCTDDEGYQRFRRKVHNPWVQRLFLALPLFVRQRIARKMRAGSKAANSGKDIAIMDVNPQAVAEAMHRRNVPYLIHGHTHRPAVHQLEIDGHPAERLVLGAWHEQGSMIKVSADDIALIAFPF from the coding sequence ATGTCGCACACGCTGTTTATCGCAGATATCCATCTGTGTACTGAAGAACCGGCAATCACTGCCGGTTTTCTGCATTTTTTACGCCGTGAAGCACAGCACGCCGACGCGCTGTATATTCTCGGCGATCTTTTTGAAGCCTGGATCGGCGACGACGATCCGAATCCGCTGCACGCGGAGGTGGCCCGCGCCCTGCGCCAGCTGACCATTCCCTGCTACTTTATTCACGGCAACCGCGACTTCCTGCTCGGTAAACGCTTTGCGGCGGCCAGCGGTATGCGGCTGCTGCCGGAAGAACAGGTGCTGGAGCTGTACGGTAAGCGGGTGCTGATTATGCACGGCGATACGCTCTGCACCGACGATGAAGGCTACCAGCGGTTTCGCCGCAAGGTGCATAACCCGTGGGTACAGCGGCTGTTCCTCGCCCTGCCGCTGTTTGTGCGCCAGCGTATTGCGCGCAAAATGCGGGCCGGCAGTAAAGCGGCTAACAGCGGCAAAGACATAGCTATTATGGACGTCAATCCGCAGGCGGTGGCTGAAGCCATGCATCGCCGGAACGTGCCTTACCTGATCCACGGCCACACTCATCGCCCGGCGGTGCATCAGCTTGAGATCGACGGCCATCCCGCCGAACGGCTGGTGCTGGGAGCCTGGCACGAGCAGGGGTCGATGATTAAAGTGAGTGCAGACGACATCGCGCTGATCGCTTTTCCCTTCTGA
- the purE gene encoding 5-(carboxyamino)imidazole ribonucleotide mutase: MSSNAAPARIAIVMGSKSDWATMQFTADILTELAVPFHCEVVSAHRTPDKLFSFAETAAENGYQVIIAGAGGAAHLPGMLAAKTLVPVLGVPVQSAALSGVDSLYSIVQMPRGIPVGTLAIGKAGAANAALLAAQILALHDAELAARMAAWRQAQTDEVLNNPDPQVQA; encoded by the coding sequence ATGTCATCCAACGCCGCTCCGGCCCGCATTGCTATCGTTATGGGTTCCAAAAGTGACTGGGCTACTATGCAGTTCACCGCGGATATCCTCACTGAACTGGCCGTGCCGTTCCACTGCGAAGTCGTTTCCGCGCACCGCACGCCGGATAAGCTGTTCAGCTTTGCCGAAACGGCGGCGGAAAACGGCTATCAGGTGATTATTGCGGGCGCGGGCGGCGCGGCGCACCTGCCGGGCATGCTGGCGGCAAAAACGCTGGTGCCGGTGCTGGGCGTGCCGGTGCAGAGCGCGGCGCTGAGCGGCGTCGACAGCCTCTACTCCATCGTGCAGATGCCGCGCGGTATTCCGGTGGGTACGCTGGCGATCGGCAAAGCGGGCGCGGCCAACGCGGCCCTGCTGGCGGCGCAGATCCTGGCGCTGCACGACGCTGAGCTGGCGGCCCGCATGGCGGCCTGGCGTCAGGCGCAGACCGATGAGGTGCTGAACAACCCGGATCCGCAGGTGCAGGCATGA
- the purK gene encoding 5-(carboxyamino)imidazole ribonucleotide synthase, translating to MKPVCVLGNGQLGRMLRQAGEPLGIAVYPVGLDADPAALPIASSVITAEIERWPETALTRELASHSAFVNRDIFPRLADRLTQKQLLDKLGLATAPWQLLSDADQWAQVFTTLGELAIVKRRTGGYDGRGQWRLRAADTATLPAECYGECIVERGINFSGEVSLVGARGHDGKTVFYPLTHNLHQDGILRTSVMLPDVDAAHQQQAEKMLSAIMNELSYVGVMAMECFVVPEGLLINELAPRVHNSGHWTQNGASIGQFELHLRAILGLPLPQPVANTPAVMVNLIGTDVNRDWLNQPLVHLHWYEKEVRPGRKVGHLNLADRSPAALADALNALVPMLPEEYASGIAWAVEKLG from the coding sequence ATGAAACCGGTCTGCGTATTAGGAAACGGCCAGCTGGGCCGTATGCTGCGCCAGGCCGGTGAGCCGCTGGGCATCGCCGTGTATCCGGTGGGTCTGGACGCCGATCCGGCCGCGCTGCCGATCGCTTCCAGCGTGATCACCGCCGAGATCGAACGCTGGCCGGAAACCGCGCTGACCCGCGAGCTGGCCAGCCATAGCGCCTTTGTGAACCGCGATATTTTCCCGCGGCTGGCCGACCGCCTGACGCAGAAGCAGCTGCTGGATAAGCTGGGCCTGGCGACCGCACCGTGGCAGCTGCTGTCCGATGCCGATCAGTGGGCGCAGGTGTTCACCACCCTCGGCGAGCTGGCGATCGTTAAGCGCCGCACCGGCGGCTACGACGGCCGCGGCCAGTGGCGGCTGCGCGCGGCGGATACCGCCACCCTGCCCGCCGAGTGCTACGGCGAGTGCATCGTGGAGCGCGGGATTAACTTCTCCGGTGAAGTGTCGCTGGTGGGCGCACGCGGCCACGACGGTAAAACGGTGTTCTATCCGCTGACCCATAACCTGCATCAGGACGGCATTCTGCGCACCAGCGTAATGCTGCCGGATGTGGATGCGGCGCACCAGCAGCAGGCTGAGAAGATGCTGTCGGCGATCATGAACGAGCTCAGCTACGTCGGCGTGATGGCGATGGAGTGCTTTGTGGTGCCGGAAGGCCTGCTGATCAACGAGCTGGCACCGCGCGTGCACAACAGCGGCCACTGGACGCAGAACGGCGCGTCGATCGGTCAGTTCGAGCTGCACCTGCGGGCGATCCTTGGCCTGCCGCTGCCGCAGCCGGTGGCCAATACGCCGGCGGTGATGGTTAACCTGATCGGCACCGACGTAAACCGGGACTGGCTGAACCAGCCGCTGGTGCATCTGCACTGGTACGAGAAAGAGGTGCGCCCGGGCCGTAAGGTCGGCCACCTTAACCTGGCCGATCGCAGCCCGGCCGCGCTGGCCGACGCGCTGAACGCGCTGGTGCCGATGCTGCCGGAAGAGTACGCCAGCGGCATTGCGTGGGCGGTGGAGAAGCTGGGGTAA
- a CDS encoding DUF29 domain-containing protein, producing MTTRYDSDFYGWTQEQAGLLRSGNLHLLDTRNLLEEIESMGNSERRELESRLEVLFQHLLKWQYQPSHRSRSWQLTIAEQRRKIVRRLSRNPSLKNELGELMADAYGDAILSASRETGLEAQTFPADCPWDYEQLTDSQFYPQ from the coding sequence ATGACTACACGTTATGACAGCGACTTTTATGGCTGGACTCAGGAGCAGGCGGGTTTGCTGCGTTCGGGTAACCTGCACTTGCTGGACACACGGAACCTGCTTGAGGAAATTGAGAGCATGGGTAACAGTGAGCGACGTGAACTGGAATCACGCCTGGAAGTGCTGTTTCAGCATCTGCTGAAGTGGCAGTATCAGCCTTCTCATCGCAGCCGTAGCTGGCAGCTAACTATTGCGGAACAAAGACGCAAGATTGTGCGTCGCCTCAGCCGTAACCCGAGTCTTAAAAATGAACTGGGGGAGCTGATGGCAGATGCCTACGGGGATGCTATCCTCTCTGCATCAAGAGAGACGGGCCTGGAAGCGCAGACCTTTCCGGCCGACTGCCCGTGGGACTATGAGCAGCTGACGGACAGCCAGTTTTACCCGCAATAG